One genomic window of Meles meles chromosome 3, mMelMel3.1 paternal haplotype, whole genome shotgun sequence includes the following:
- the HINT1 gene encoding adenosine 5'-monophosphoramidase HINT1 — MADEIAKAQAARPGGDTIFGKIIRKEIPAKIIFEDDQCLAFHDISPQAPTHFLVIPKKHISQISVAEDDDESLLGHLMIVGKKCAADLGLKKGYRMVVNEGSDGGQSVYHVHLHVLGGRQMNWPPG; from the exons ATGGCAGACGAGATCGCCAAGGCTCAGGCCGCGCGGCCTGGTGGCGACACAATCTTCGGGAAGATCATTCGCAAGGAAATCCCAGCCAAAATCATTTTTGAGGATGACCAG TGTCTTGCTTTCCATGACATTTCCCCTCAAGCACCAACTCATTTTCTGGTGATACCCAAGAAACATATATCCCAGATTTCTGTAGCAGAAGATGACGATGAAAGT cttcttgGACATTTAATGATTGTTGGCAAGAAATGTGCTGCTGATTTGGGCCTGAAGAAGGGTTATCGAATGGTGGTGAATGAAGGTTCAGATGGGGGACAGTCTGTCTATCATGTTCATCTCCATGTTCTTGGAGGTCGGCAGATGAATTGGCCTCCTGGTTAA